A stretch of the Lactuca sativa cultivar Salinas chromosome 9, Lsat_Salinas_v11, whole genome shotgun sequence genome encodes the following:
- the LOC111882691 gene encoding LIMR family protein At3g08930, whose protein sequence is MGDFNLALVIVAIVVCVLVFIFNLYLLVNYQHPDDKNLAYFPKFVVVLGLSVAAISILMLPADVANRQACQHAIYNGACNLTLPMKDLWLAIYIIDAILVFFVIPFAMFYYEGDQDKTIGKRIKSALIWVVTTAIVCGLVLGILYGVIGKVDFTVRHLSSSTVQFPSTFQFSSGQPCVSNGVRQCSAYDASPSSETTWTMRSTFPEYVVALATIVGSVLFSIFGGVGIACLPLGLIFSFIRRPKAVITRSQYIKEATELGKKARELKKAADALHQEERSGSKGRKWRKNMKALEKELFHLEDDVKALEEMYPQGEKAETTWAMTVLGYLAKLILGVFGLIVSIAWVAHIIIYLLIDPPLSPFLNEVFIKLDDIWGLLGTAAFAFFCFYLLLAVIAGAMMLGLRLVFITIHPMKWGGTLMNSFLFNVALILLCSISVIQFCSTAFAYYAQATAAQEIFGHTLQSLRGIKYLYKYNIFQIAFVVLAGLTFVYYAAFGWRRKKPSGRFQLSS, encoded by the exons ATGGGGGATTTCAATCTTGCGCTTGTGATTGTGGCGATAGTTGTTTGTGTTTTGGTGTTCATCTTCAATTTGTACCTCCTTGTCAATTACCAACATCCCGATGACAAAAACCTGGCGTATTTCCCCAAATTTGTCGTCGTTTTGGGACTCTCCGTCGCTGCTATCTCCATACTTATGCTCCCCGCTGATGTTGCCAACCGGCAGGCTTGTCAGCACGCTATTTATAATGGTGCTTGTAATCTCACATTGCCGATGAAGGATCTGTGGCTTGCTATCTACATCATTGATGCTATTCTTGTGTTCTTCGTCATTCCCTTCGCAATGTTTTACTACGAAGGCGACCAAGACAA GACTATTGGCAAGAGGATTAAAAGTGCATTGATCTGGGTGGTAACTACAGCCATTGTTTGTGGCTTGGTGCTGGGTATCTTATATG GTGTTATTGGAAAAGTTGATTTCACTGTTCGACACCTGTCTTCTTCAACAGTACAATTCCCAAGCACTTTCCAATTCTCCAGTGGTCAACCATGTGTCAGCAATGGTGTACGCCAG TGTTCTGCCTATGATGCTAGTCCTTCATCAGAGACAACATGGACCATGCGATCAACTTTTCCAGAATATGTTGTTGCTCTTGCTACAATTGTGGGCTCCGTGCTTTTTtct ATATTTGGTGGTGTTGGCATTGCTTGCCTCCCACTGGGGCTTATATTTTCTTTCATAAGGCGCCCAAAGGCAGTGATTACTAGATCACAGTATATCAAG GAAGCTACAGAACTTGGTAAAAAAGCAAGAGAGTTAAAGAAGGCAGCTGATGCACTTCATCAGGAAGAAAGGAGTGGTTCAAAAGGAAGGAAATGGCGTAAAAATATGAAAGCCCTAGAAAag GAGTTATTTCATTTGGAGGATGATGTGAAGGCTTTAGAAGAGATGTACCCTCAAGGCGAAAAG GCTGAGACTACATGGGCCATGACTGTTCTTGGCTATCTTGCAAAGCTTATACTCGGAGTCTTTGG GTTGATTGTTTCAATTGCTTGGGTTGCACACATCATCATATATCTGTTGATCGACCCTCCACTTTCTCCATTCCTAAATGAGGTCTTCATAAAGTTGGATGACATTTGGG GTCTTCTGGGCACTGCAGCCTTTGCGTTTTTCTGCTTCTACCTTCTGCTTGCAGTTATTGCTGGTGCAATGATGCTTGGTCTCAGACTAGTGTTTATCACTATCCATCCAATGAA GTGGGGAGGAACTCTCATGAACTCTTTCCTGTTCAATGTGGCTCTCATTCTTCTTTGCTCCATCAG TGTTATTCAATTCTGTTCGACCGCATTTGCATACTACGCACAAGCTACAGCTGCCCAAGAAATATTCGGTCATACGCTGCAATCTCTCCGTGGAATCAAATACTTATACAA GTATAATATATTCCAAATTGCATTTGTTGTTCTAGCTGGCCTAACCTTTGTGTATTATGCCGCCTTT GGATGGAGAAGAAAAAAGCCGAGTGGAAGGTTCCAACTATCGTCTTAA